In Bernardetia litoralis DSM 6794, the genomic window TAAAGAATAGATTTTAAAGTTGTATTTTTTAGCATGATTTTTTTTAATTATAAGTGACTAATAATTCAAAGGAGTATTTGAATTTTAATCCAATTTAAAAAAATGAGTTATTGCTCTGACAAAAATGTCGTAAGCTGCAAGATAACTGCGACCAACTGCAAAATACTGTGATGAATAAAACGCTAATTCCAAATATTGAGGCGTTGAAGAAGATTTTCACGATAGCTTCTACCAATATCAAAGGTGCGTTTGAGAATATAAATTGTACTTTCTTTTGTGTCTATATCTTCAATAAAATTGGCATTGATAATGATGCTTCTATGAATTTGTACAAAGTCAGTAGGGGGAAGTTTGCTTTCAATATCTTTCAAAGACATCCTGACCACAAATTTATTTGTCTTTGTATAAATATCGACGTATTTATTGGCAGCTTCAATTATCATAATATCTTTGAGTGTAATTTTTTTGAGCTTGCCTTCTTTTTTTATAAAAATATGTTCTCTAAGCAAAATATCATCTCTCCATACTTGTCCTTCACTCATATTATTACTTGAATAGCGCATAAGAGCAAGTTCGACACTGCGTTGTAAAGTAGCTTCATCAATAGGCTTGATTATATAAGCAAATGGATTTACTAGTTTGGCTTTTCTGAATGTTTCTGTATCATCAAAGGAAGTAATAAAAATAACAGGTGTTTCGTATTTGGAACGCCATATTTTTTTTGCAAGTTCGATACCATTCATAGAACCATTTATATTAATGTCTATCAATGCCAAATCTGGACTTTTGGTCATAAAAAATTGCATCATTTCTTCGGCATTATCTGTTATTCCTACCAATTCATAACCCATTTTATCTATCAAATATTCTATTCTTGAAGCATATAAAGGCTCATCTTCGACTACAATGATTCGCATAATTTTATTGTTTTTTTTGAGTAGGTATAGTAAAAGTAAATAGTGTTCCTGTTTGTGGAGTACTGTCCAAATTTATTGTAATATTATTCTCTTTTGCAAATTCGTAACACAAAAGTAACCCTAATCCTGTTCCTTTTTCATTTTTTGTTCCTTTTTGAGTAGGATTAAGAATATTTTGAGATACGTTTTGTTGTACTTCTAATGGAATTCCTGCACCAGTGTCTTGAATAGATAAATTTATTAAATTTTCTTTTTGTATTGCTTGAATAACTAATTTTCCTTTTATGGGGCTAAATTTTATAGCATTTGAAATAATATTTCGCATAATAGTTTGAAAAGAAGGAGCATCTACCCAGACAAAAAATGACGTTGGAATATTTACTTGCCATTCAATTTGCTTAGGTTCTGAAATAGTTTGATAGGTAATAATAATTTCAGAAATCAAAAGCTGTAATGAATAAGTATCAAATCGATAACGAACTTGTTGTTTTTGTTGTAATAAAGACCAATGAAGCAAGTTATTGAGTAGATTAGTGAGATTATTTGATGAGGTATCTAATAATTTGACTGTTCGTAATAATTTTTCAGAATCTTGTTTTTGGATATAAAATTCTAATTGCCTTGATACATCTTGAAATGCCATCATTGGGCTTCTCAAATCATGTGCAATAATCGAAAACAGACGGTCTTTTGTTTGATTTGAATCTTCTAACAATTCATTTTGAAGATTAATCTCTTCATTTTTTTCTGCCAAAAGAAAATTAGCCTTTTGTTTATTTCTTTGATTGCGATAAGCTGTAAATGTGATAGCAATAGCAGCCAATACAATTACACCAAAAAGGATAGATAAATTTCTTTGGAAGGCAATTTTTTGCTCACTTTCTGCTTGATTAGCTCTTCTCTGTGCATCTATTTTTTCAGCTTTTATTTTCAGATTATCAGCTTCTAACTGTGCATTTTTTGCTGCACGATAAAGGCTATCAGACTCTTGTCTATTTTTGGTCTCTTTGGCAAGGGCTAAAAGGTGGTCAGCTTCAGCTTGTTTTTCTAAAAGACTAAATTCTTGTTCTTTTGTTTTTCGTTCAAATTGTTCTTTTTGTAATGCATGACTTTTAAGCAAATTATCTTTTTCTAGTTGAGTATTTTCTAAGTTTTTTTGGTCTAATAATAGTGCATTTATTTCTGATGTTTTTTCGATATTGAATAAACTATCTTTATAACTGGTATAAAGAACATGGTAGTTGTATGCTTCTTCAAAATTTTCCATTGCTTCATAAGAGAGAGAAAGAGATAGTAAATTATCAGAAATTATTTTCTTTGAATTAATAGCCTTAGCTACTTTTAATCCTTTTTGAGCATATAAAATGGCACTATCATATTTTCTCTGTTCAGAATGACAAGCAGCCAAATTAGTATAAATCATTGAAAGTGTATTTTTATCTGTAACTCTCTGCTCCAATTGTAAACATTCCTTAAAATACTCTTTTGCTTTATTATATTCTTCTCTATTAAAGTGAATAAGCCCAATATTAATTTGGCTCATTAAATACCCTCTTGTATTATTTGTTTCTTTATAAATTAAAGATGCTTTTTTTAAATAAAATAAAGCTTCTTCATTTTTATTTTGAGAAAGAAGTGTTCCACCTAAATTATTATAAACTGATGCCAAGCCTTTTCTATCATCAACTTTTTTGCGTAACAATATAGCTTTTTTATAATAAGGGATTGCTTTTTCATATTCTTTTTGGAATAAATGTATATTTCCAATATTATTCAAACAAGTTGATGTAAAGGTAACCTCCTTTTCCTCTTCTGACAAGACTAAAGCTTCATTAAAATACTTTAAACTCTTTACATAATTGCCTCTTCGTTGATAATAACCACCTAATACATTATAACTAATAGCTAATGGAAAAGAAATATCTGAATCAGTTTTGGATTTAATAATCAAAATACTTTTAGTATAATTTTCTAAAGCTTTATCAATATATCCCAAACGTTCTTTCAAATAACCTCTGTGAGTGTAGGCAGAACCTAAATCTAATTTATTTGATGTCTTTTCTAATTTAAAAATGGCTTGTTCTATTATATTCAATGATTTTGAATAATTTCCTTTCCCAGAAATAGCATATGCTTTATGTTTTAAAGCAATGCCTTTACCCAATTGATAAGAAATAGAAGATGCTAATTTTTCAGCCTTTTCTATAAAAAATAAGGCACTATCAGGCTTTGATTTTATTAACTTTTCTGCTAATTGATTCAGAGAATCTACTTGTACAATAGTTGAATATTGTCCTTTTACTTCTTGGGAATAGATAAATGAAGTTATTAAGCTAAGAAAGAGTGGTACATATTTTTTCATAAGCATAAGAAGCTGTTTTTATTGAGTCTTTTCTCAATTTAGAAAAAGTAACTAACAAAAAAAGTCTATTAGGTTAATAAAAAGTTATCTAGTATTTTTTGTGAAAAAATATAATATTCATTTGCCTAATATTCTAGACAATCAGTTTTAAATTTTTATACCTGATAATATTTTACTTATATTGAATAATATTTTAATACTGTACCCTACTATTTTTTATAGGGTAGAATTGGTTAAGGATTGAAAATACAAATAACTGAAAGTTGGCGAAGCTAACTACAAAATAATATCAAAATAATTTAATTATAATTCAAAAAATCCGTGTTCTATAAAAAAGTAGGGTACAGTAATATTTTAATTTAAAAATTAACCTCTAATTTCAACAAAAATACAAAAAATGAAACAGCCTCTAATACACCCAAAATCATCAGAAGGCGATGCACAACTTCAAAAACTTATCGAATTTTATGAAGAAACATTAGGTTTTTGTCCAAATAGTATCAAAACAATGCACATCAGACCTAGAATTGCTTATGCTTTTATTGAAATGAATAAAGCAGTTATGGAAAATCAAGGCAGAGTTACAAGTGCCTTAAAACGCCTTATTGGTTATATCAGTAGCCATGCAGCAGGTTGTAGATATTGCCAAGCGCATACAATTCGTGCAGCCGAAAGATATGGAGCAGAAGAAACACAATTAGAAAATATTTGGAGTTATAGAACACATGATGCTTTTTCGGAAGCCGAACGAGCAGCTTTAGATTTTGCTTTGGCAAGTTCACAAATTCCGAATGCTGTAACTGATGAAGTAGCTGAAAATCTAAGAAAATATTGGAATGAAGGAGAAATTGTAGAAATGCTTGGTGTAATAGCTCTATTTGGCTATCTCAATCGTTGGAATGATTCTATGGGAACAGAAATGGAAAGCCCAGCAGTAGAGTCAGGAGAAAAATATCTAAAAAGTGATGGTTGGAATGTAGGGAAACATAAATATTAATTATAAAGAATAAATGGTAAATTATATAAAATTTATAATTTACCATTTATAACTATTTCTTTATTTATTAAAATAAACTTGTTTTAGAAAGAATAGCTAAGTATTTACTTTCCCAAAATTTCTCAGAGTTGGTAATTTCTAAATAAACTTTTCCCCCTCTTTCTTCAATTTTATATGAACTAGCCGAACGAGAAGGTAGTAATTTGACTTTTTTAACTTTTACATCACTTGAGCTTCCGATTACAATCGAATTTGTAGTGCGAATATCAATTGCTGTGAATTTACTTTTTGTACGTCCATCAGGCTCAAAACCTTTTTTATCATTGATGATAATATCTTTGTCCTTGAGTTCTTTTTCTGTTCCAACTACATAATAAGCTGTATTTGCTACTGTACGAGTATCTTCCAATACTACATTTGTAGAATCAAGCTCATCAATTTTTCCAGAATAACGAGATTTCCATCCTTCTACCTCACCTTCTAAATCTGCAATTCTACCTCTCATTTGAGTAATTTCAGCATCTTTGTTTGCCATATCACTTTTCAAAGAAGCAATTTGATTTGCCATCATAGAATTTTCTTGTCCAGACTCTTTTAGTTTGCGTTCCAATTCGGCTACTTTAGCACGGTTGGCTTGCATCTGACGCTCAATTTGTTGCATTCCTTGGTCAATACTCATCCCACCTGTTGAAGGGTCAATATTACCACCACGCATGTCAGAGGTAAGTTTGCGTATTTTGTCTTCTACTTGGCGCATAGAATCCAAACGAACGTAAATCACATTCATTTCTTGTTGCAAATCAGCTTGATACAAGCTATCTTTTTCTCTAGCACGGCGTAGGTCTTCTACTTCCATAACTAATTTTTTCTCATTTTCGCTAGGACCTTTATCACACGAAGAGATAAAAAGAACACTAAAAAAGAGTGTAGTACAAAGCACTACATTATTAAAATTTGATTTAAACATAATTCAAAGTTTTTTAGGGTTGATAATTGTTCTATCTTAAATAAACAATAAAAAAAATTCCAAACAAAATTAATATAAAAATAGATTAAAAAAATTTTTCGCAACCTATTTTTTTCATGGAAGTTGTTTAAGAATGAGTTTTGTGTGTATTTTTGTTGGTGTCGCTACACTAAAACACCAACAAAGGCTGGGTTATTTTTCCTTAGAATTGGGTTTGCAAACCTAATTTCAAGGAAAAAAGTGCATTCTGAAAACAACTTCATGACTTATAACAATAGCCACTAAAAAATAAAACCAAATGAAATTAATTGAACTTCATTTGGTTTTTAATATTCATTAAAATAGATTTCATTTTCTATAATGCTTCTTGTTCTGCTTCTTCTTGTTGTTGTATATTCAAAAGAGAATCACGTTTACGCATCTTTCCAGCAGGAATACCAAACATCATTTTAAAACGACGACAGAAATAAGCTGTATCTTTATAACCAACCTCAACGCCAATACTACGAACACTCTTTTTAGAAGTACGAAGAAGCTCAACAGCTTTATCCATACGTTGATATTCGATATAATCTTGAGGATTGATTCCAGTCAAAAGTTTGAAATACTGACCTACATAGTCTTCTGAAACATTGGCAATACTCGCCAAAACTTTGTTTGAAAGGTCTGTATCTAAGTTTTCTCTAATATAAGTAAATAAATGAATAAGACGAGGATCTTTGAAATACGTACTGTTAGTAGCTAATTTTTCTACAAATAAACGTTCTGTCAAAACAAAACGAATCATTTCTACTACTAGTTTCTCTGTATTCAAAACAAGCATTCTTGAACTACCAATTTTTTCTTCTATTTCTTCACTTACAATTTCTTGAATCAAATCATTGATTTTAGTTGCCTTTTTGAGTGTAAAAGGAGGCAAATCAAGGGAAGTAAAAAAACTAACAGAACCAAAAACACGAGCATCTAAAACAACTTGAGAAAAAATAGCTTCTCCGTCTTGGTCGCAGTAAGTTTGAAGATGAACAGCATTTTTTTGTAAAAGGTCATCAGGAGAAATAATATCGTATTTTTCAGCTTCTCCAAAAGTAATTGTTGTATAATTACCTGCTGGTAAAAAAAGTGTTTCTCCTTCTTTTACTAATTCATTTTTAGCTCCAAAACGCATGATTCCCTTATGAAGAAAGATAAGTGAGTTATCAATATCATAAAAATGCTTGATACGCATCGGAATTGTAGCGACCGTTTTTTTGGCTCGCACATATCGAATACTAAGCGATTCGATAATCTTATTATAGTCTTCCATAAACATAAGTAGGTGGTTTATAAATGTTAGTCCAGTAAAGAAACTAGATATAAATAATTAAAAAAAGTTGTTGTAACTAATTGATTTCTCATTTTCTTTATAAAAAAGCCAAAGTATAGTTGTACAATTTGAAGCAATTTTTAGTTAATTGACTAACTGAAAAATAGTATTTTACTCTCTAAAAACAGGAATAAATAAATAGCTTTCAAAATTTCATACTGCAATATAGTACAATTTTTCTAAAAATAATCAAATTTTGAACCTGAAAATTGGATTTTTCTGTGAGTATGTACGTTGTTTAGTTATTTTTTGCTTTTTTTGACAAAACTGACTAATTCTTCTATTTCTGACTAAGTTTCTTAGAGGTTTTTGATTTAGGTAGATTTAATAGTATTTTTATCAAAAAATGTATCTAAGCGATTTTCTTATCGTTTTATTATTCTAATTAAAATAACTCAACTCACCTTTTATTCAAAAAAATATGGATAATCCATCAAACAAAAATAACCAAGAGCAACAAATAAATATAGAATTAACCGAAGAAATGGCAGAAGGAACGTATGCTAATTTAGTTATGATAGCACATTCTCAAAGCGAGTTTTTCTTGGATTTTGTAAGGCTTGTACCAGGTGCGCCAAAGGCAAAAGTCCAGTCAAGAATTATTCTTACACCTGACCACGCCAAACGTTTATTACATGTTTTGAAAGATAGCATCGATAAATATGAGGCTAATGTTGGCAAAATTTCAGTACAAGAAGAAGCCAATCAGTTTCCTTTGAATTTTGGTGGAACAGTAGGAGAAGCCTAAATAATTTTAGATTTATGAAGTAAGACATAACTATTTATTTTCTCATTTTTATTTCTCAATCTCCATTTCCCAATAATCTGTGCTTCAATTTTTTCGTACTTACGACCCTTTTCGTCTTCTGACGGTATTATTTCTTTTGTTGGCTCTTCGCTTGCCTTTGCTATTAGATGTCTTTTTTTTGGATATTCCACTATTAAGTCCAATTTTGGATTTTATGTTGGTAGGTGAGCGTGTAGCTGATGGAAATGCTATTTATAAAGAAGTTTTTGCAGGAATTGCACCTTTTTCGGCTTGGTTTTATGCAGGTTTGGATATGCTTTTTGGGCGTTCTGCTTTTGGGTATGCTCTTGTCGGGACAGGGCTTTTGTTTATACAAGCAATTATCTTTAATACACTACTTTTGCGAAGAGATTTTTTGCTAGATAGAGGCTATGTTCCTGCCATGTTGTATGTTTTTTTTGGTTCTATTAGTTTTGATTATTTCAATGTTTCACCTGTACTTTTATCACTTACTTTTTTGTTACTTGTACTACGTGAAATATTTACACTTACTGAAAATACGCACGACCAAACTCTTTTCACAATTGGTTTTTATTTAGGAATAGCCACTCTTTTTCACTTACCTTCTAGTATTTTTCTGTTTTGGGTAAGTGTTGGATTGGGTGTTTTTCGTTCTACTTCATTCCGTCAGCATTTATTGGTTTTGTTTGGGTTTGGTTTTCCTATTTTGCTACTTTCTTTGTATTTCTTTTGGAATGATAGTTTCATTGATTTTGTAGTACAGTTTATTAGTTCAGTTTCAACTTCTCCAAGATTCTATCTTTCTATTCAAGATTTTATTCTCATTTTAGCTTCTCCTCTACTATTTTTGGTGTTGGCTATTTTGAATATGTTTTCTGGTCGTAGTCTTACCAATTATCAATCTTATTGTCGTCAGATGATGATTTTCTGGCTTTTAGCTTCTACTTTTAGTTTATTGTTTTGCAAATATTGGCTTCCTTTTCAATTTGCTCTTTTTTTGCCTCCAGTTGCTTTTTTTGGAACTTATTATTTATTTTCAATTCAAAGAAAATGGATTTCAGAGCTTCTTTTTCTATCTATTTTGAGTGGAATAGGTTTACAGCTTTGGGCTACTCGCACAGAAATTTTTTATCCAATAGACTATACAAAAGCTATTATAAAAAAACCTTCTAATTTTAATTTAAAAAATGAAAAAATTTGGGTTTTTGGTGAAAATCATAGTTATTATATTGATAATAAACCTGTTACTCCCTACTTGGATTGGAAACTTACTCAAAATAGAATTGAAGAACTAGACAATTATCAGGCACTTCTTTTATTTTATAATCAAATTGAAAAGGAAAAACCTCAGTTTATCATCGATAAAGAAAAACAACTTCCTCCTCTTTTTGAACGTATCCCATTATTATCCAAAAAATATACTACAAAAGATTCTTTGATTTATGAATTGAAGAAATGAAGTTGTTTAAGAATAGGTATCTAGCACAAGATTCTATCTTGTGCTTATCCTTTTGCAAGCATATGCTTTCGAAAAAGAGTATCCAAGCAAAATACTTGAATGAGAAATAGTATAAATATAATTTTTAGAGCGAAAAAAGTTTATTTTTTATAATTCTTAAACAACTTCAATAATACCTAAATAAATGACTATTTTCTCTAAAATAATTTTATTATTTTTATTCTGCACCTGTTTTTTAAGCTGTACTGCACAAAGTTCAGAACAAGAAAAAAAAGTTTTTGAGCAAAAAAAAAGTTTTCAAAATTCCTATACTCATATTTGGCGCAAACAATCAAAAAATGGTCTTTGGGGATATGTAGATGAAAAAGGAAAGGAAATAATACAGCCCATTTACAATAAAGCTAGAGATTTCAAAAATGGTTTTGCTGCCGTAAAAACAAGATACAAATGGATATTTATTGATACAAAAGGAAACCAAATTACATCTACAACTTATTTGGCTGTTAGAAATTTTTCTGAAGGAAAAGCTGGTGTAAAAAAAGGAGATTTATGGGAAGTTATTGACGAAAATGGAGAGCAAATTATAAAACCAAGTTATGATGAGTTTTATCCTTTTTCTGATGGTAGAGCTTTAGTAAAAAAATATAGTGGTTGGGGATTTATTGATGAGAATGGAAAAGAAATAATTCCTTTGAAATATGATTTTGCGAATCCTTTTAGTGAGGGTTTGGCAATGGTTAATGAGTTTGGGAAAAGAGGTTACATAAATACTGAAGGTAAAATAATAATTCCTCTAAAATATGATGCAGCAGAACCTTTTAGTGGGGGAATTGCTCATGTAACTAATAAAAAATTTCACTTCATAGACAAAAAAGGAAATACCATTTTTTCACTGCCAGACTCTCTAACTGGGGGTATTTTTAATGAAGAATTGGTTATGGTCAGTAATGGGTACAAATATGGATATATGGACAAAACAGGAAAAATAATAATTCCTTTAGTATATGATTTTACGATTCGTTTTTCTGAAGGATTAGCAGCAGTTAAAAAAAATAAAAAATGGGGTTTTATTGACAAAAATGGTCATACAGTAATTTCCTTTTTATATGATGATGACCCTTTTGGAAGATATGAATTATTTGATTTTAAAGATGGTTATGCACAAGTAATGAAAGGAGATTCTATTACTTTGATTGATAAAAAAGGAACAGAAATACGACATATTGGTAGTATAGAATAAATTACTTTTCCTCCTAAATAATTTGAAATACTAAATTACACCTCTTAAATTAAAAGACAACTTGGAGTAAATAAAGCAAAATTATCTTATATATTTTTAAGAATTATGCTTATACTATTTTTAATAAAACTACGTTTTGGTAGCTAAGGTTAAGATGCCGTTTTATTGTCATTTTTTCTACTTCTCTTAAAATGAATTTATTTACATTACTTAAAAAATCAATTTCTGTCAGCTCATTTTATAGAATGAGTTTGGCTTTGTTATTGATTTTTTCGCCTTGTAATGTTCGTAATTCTATTCAAACTTTTTTAGATGTTTCTCAAACTACAGTTTCCAATAAAAGCAAAACTAAACAAATAAATTTTTCTGCTTGTTCTGAAACAGATACTACAATTTCTACTTTAGATAACCCAATATCTGAAGTTTCTGCTTTTTTTCCTCCATCATTTTTCTCAAAAAGATATACTGTTTTAGTTGCTTTTACACAAGAAAAGCATTATTCTTTTGTATTCAGAAAGGCTAATTTTCTTTCTGAAATTCCTCTTTATATTTTGTATAGACAAATGAAAATCTACTTGATAGCCTAGTAACAATTAAAAATTACGGATTATGAATGTAAATTGCTCAATATCAAATAATTAAAATTTGAAAATAGTAATTTATTTAATTCCTATTCCTTAATGAAAATCTAGTTTTGATAACTAATAAGTTTCAAAATCTCGTAGTCAAATAATTCATTTTTTCCATCAAAATATATCTTTATTCATGAATATTTCAAATAATAATTCGACACAGTCTTATTCTATGACTGGTGCTTTTTCTTTGGCTCTCCGTTTGGTGGTGGGTTGGACTTATTTTTCAGCTTTTTGGAGAAGGTTGTTTTTGGCTAATAAATTAGATCCTGAACAAGCAGGTTATATTGGCGAAAAATTTAATCATTTTTTACCTAATGCGTTAGGAATAAAACCAATCATTCAATATTTGGTTGAAAATCCTGATATACTTTGGTGGTCAATGGTCAGTTTTACAATCATTGAAGGAATTGTAGGGCTTTTGATAATGTTTGGTTTCTTCACTCGTTTGATGAGCATAGGTGTTTTTGGTCTTGCTATGGGCATTTTGCTTGGTTCTGGCTGGATAGGCACTACTTGTTTGGACGAATGGCAAATTGGAGTTTTAGGAATTGCATCTGGTTTTACACTATTTCTGACAGGCAGTGGTTATTTTTCTTTAGACCATTTTTTGATAAAAAATAACTACAAATTAGTAAATTGGAAAGGTTTTCAATGGCTTGGTTCTGGTTTTTTACCTCTTTCTCAAAAGAATATTTCTACATTTATTTTGCTTGGTGGTGGCTTTATTTTATTTCTAACTTTATTTACAAACCAATATTTTCATGGTGGAGTTTGGGGAACTTTACATAACAAATCAGTCAAACCAAAAATAGAAATTATACATTCTCTCGTTGAAAATAACAAACTTACTATTGAAGTTTATAGAGTAGAAGGAGTTGATGTATATGGTTCTTTTTTGATAGGAATTGATTTGATAAATGAAAATAATGAGAATGTTTTTTCTTTGAATGGAACAGCATTATCAAAATTAAATGCAAATCAAATCAAGAACGATTACGTTGCAAAAGTCAAAACAGGAGCGCATAGTTTGATTATTCCATTAGGAGCAAAAGCAACTATTACACTTACTGATTCAAGATTTTCAAATCTCAAAAAAGGAAAATATAGAGTTCTTTTGACAGATATTAGTGGAGCTACTTGGCAATATAATTTAAGTTATTAAAAGAATATTTATAACTGATTGTTAGAATTTTACATAAAACATAAATTCTATTCTTAGAAGTTGTTTAAGAATTGAGTTTTATTTTCTGTCTATCTCTGATAAATATCAAAGTAAAAGCTAAATAATGTAGGCTTTGCCAAGTATGGATTTTAGTTTCATATCGTGTCAATATTGCCTTAAAAGCATCTAACCAAGCATTAGTTCTTTCTATTGCAAAACGTAAATCATACATTTTTTCATCTTTAAATGGTTGATTATCAATATCTTTTCGATTTCTTTTATTAAAATCTATGTTATCCACAATATCCATATGCGAGCAAAAAGAACGAAATGAATTTGTATCAAAAGCAGCATCTGCATTAAGAAAAATTCCTTCATGTCTAATATTTGCCTTGTTCAAATCTACTAACATAGTTTGCATATTTTTTTCAAGTTCAAAAGCATCGTGATGATTTCCACCTTGAGGCACAGACATCGCTACTGGAATTCCATTTTTATCAGTCAGAAATAGTGAATTTGTTGTTTTACATCTTTTTCTGCTTGAATAAGCTACTCCTTCTCCTCCTTGTTTTGCTGGTGAATGACTACCATCCAAATGACAAATAGAAAGGTCTATATCAGAACGATTCTTAGATAAATAATGTGTCCATAAATTCTTCCAACTTTCCAACTTTCCAACTTTGACCATTTATTATAGTGATAATATACTGTATTCCAGTTAATTGAAGTTCTGCCAAAAAATTGTTTGATAGGTAATTCTCTCCATTGAGTACCTGTTTTAAGACGATAAATAATAGCTTTAACAATGCGCCAAAGAGCTACTTTAGGTTTACGACCTTTTTTAAATTGAGTTAAATAGGGTAAAATATTTTCTGTGATAGTTTTTTTTGATAAATTTACGTACATAGAGGTAAAGAGTTAGAAATTCAAAATGTGAAGATTTACAATGATAACTATTTTACCTCTTTTTTGAAAAAATAACTACCTATTCTTAAACAGCTTCTTAAACAACTTCTGTAAATGAAACAACAAGAACAAAAAACTTCGTAAATTTGAGCAATCAATAAAAAATTATTTACTAATTTAAAATTTTCAAGAAATGCAAATATGTCCTAGTTGTGCTTGTCCTTATGGATATGCTTTAAGTGATGAATTATATGCTTGCCCTGAGTGTTCGTTTGAATGGAATCCTAACGAAGCCAAACCAGAAGAAGAACAAGAGAATGCAGAAACAGTAGTTTTAGATGCAAATGGAACTGTTTTACAAGATGGTGATGATGTTATTGTCATGAAAAATCTACCTGTAAAAGGCGCACCAAAACCACTAAAAGCAGGGACAAAAGCAAAAAATATCAGACTCAGAGATGGCGACCATAATATTGATTGCAAAATTGATGGATTTGGAAGTATGGCTCTAAAATCTGAATTTGTAAAGAAAGCATAATTCATTTCATAGCTTTTTAAATAAGTGTCATTTTTCTATCATATTAGGATTATAAATTCTGTATTAATAGAAAAATGACACTTATATTTATTTAGTCCAATTTTCAGTTTTTAATTCTTCTATTCTATCAAAATGCTTGTTATTATTTGTAATCAAAACAAGATTTTCCACAATAGCTGTTGCTGCAATCAAAATATCATTATGAGCAATACTATTTCCTTCACTTCTTAATTTGGTGTAAATCTGTGCAGCTTTTTGAGCTGCTTTTTTGCTAAGTGGAAGGATAGTATGATTATTCAATAATAACTCTATT contains:
- a CDS encoding LytR/AlgR family response regulator transcription factor, which codes for MRIIVVEDEPLYASRIEYLIDKMGYELVGITDNAEEMMQFFMTKSPDLALIDININGSMNGIELAKKIWRSKYETPVIFITSFDDTETFRKAKLVNPFAYIIKPIDEATLQRSVELALMRYSSNNMSEGQVWRDDILLREHIFIKKEGKLKKITLKDIMIIEAANKYVDIYTKTNKFVVRMSLKDIESKLPPTDFVQIHRSIIINANFIEDIDTKESTIYILKRTFDIGRSYRENLLQRLNIWN
- a CDS encoding tetratricopeptide repeat-containing sensor histidine kinase, whose product is MKKYVPLFLSLITSFIYSQEVKGQYSTIVQVDSLNQLAEKLIKSKPDSALFFIEKAEKLASSISYQLGKGIALKHKAYAISGKGNYSKSLNIIEQAIFKLEKTSNKLDLGSAYTHRGYLKERLGYIDKALENYTKSILIIKSKTDSDISFPLAISYNVLGGYYQRRGNYVKSLKYFNEALVLSEEEKEVTFTSTCLNNIGNIHLFQKEYEKAIPYYKKAILLRKKVDDRKGLASVYNNLGGTLLSQNKNEEALFYLKKASLIYKETNNTRGYLMSQINIGLIHFNREEYNKAKEYFKECLQLEQRVTDKNTLSMIYTNLAACHSEQRKYDSAILYAQKGLKVAKAINSKKIISDNLLSLSLSYEAMENFEEAYNYHVLYTSYKDSLFNIEKTSEINALLLDQKNLENTQLEKDNLLKSHALQKEQFERKTKEQEFSLLEKQAEADHLLALAKETKNRQESDSLYRAAKNAQLEADNLKIKAEKIDAQRRANQAESEQKIAFQRNLSILFGVIVLAAIAITFTAYRNQRNKQKANFLLAEKNEEINLQNELLEDSNQTKDRLFSIIAHDLRSPMMAFQDVSRQLEFYIQKQDSEKLLRTVKLLDTSSNNLTNLLNNLLHWSLLQQKQQVRYRFDTYSLQLLISEIIITYQTISEPKQIEWQVNIPTSFFVWVDAPSFQTIMRNIISNAIKFSPIKGKLVIQAIQKENLINLSIQDTGAGIPLEVQQNVSQNILNPTQKGTKNEKGTGLGLLLCYEFAKENNITINLDSTPQTGTLFTFTIPTQKKQ
- a CDS encoding carboxymuconolactone decarboxylase family protein — protein: MKQPLIHPKSSEGDAQLQKLIEFYEETLGFCPNSIKTMHIRPRIAYAFIEMNKAVMENQGRVTSALKRLIGYISSHAAGCRYCQAHTIRAAERYGAEETQLENIWSYRTHDAFSEAERAALDFALASSQIPNAVTDEVAENLRKYWNEGEIVEMLGVIALFGYLNRWNDSMGTEMESPAVESGEKYLKSDGWNVGKHKY
- a CDS encoding helix-turn-helix domain-containing protein, translating into MEDYNKIIESLSIRYVRAKKTVATIPMRIKHFYDIDNSLIFLHKGIMRFGAKNELVKEGETLFLPAGNYTTITFGEAEKYDIISPDDLLQKNAVHLQTYCDQDGEAIFSQVVLDARVFGSVSFFTSLDLPPFTLKKATKINDLIQEIVSEEIEEKIGSSRMLVLNTEKLVVEMIRFVLTERLFVEKLATNSTYFKDPRLIHLFTYIRENLDTDLSNKVLASIANVSEDYVGQYFKLLTGINPQDYIEYQRMDKAVELLRTSKKSVRSIGVEVGYKDTAYFCRRFKMMFGIPAGKMRKRDSLLNIQQQEEAEQEAL
- a CDS encoding DUF3467 domain-containing protein yields the protein MDNPSNKNNQEQQINIELTEEMAEGTYANLVMIAHSQSEFFLDFVRLVPGAPKAKVQSRIILTPDHAKRLLHVLKDSIDKYEANVGKISVQEEANQFPLNFGGTVGEA
- a CDS encoding WG repeat-containing protein, with the translated sequence MTIFSKIILLFLFCTCFLSCTAQSSEQEKKVFEQKKSFQNSYTHIWRKQSKNGLWGYVDEKGKEIIQPIYNKARDFKNGFAAVKTRYKWIFIDTKGNQITSTTYLAVRNFSEGKAGVKKGDLWEVIDENGEQIIKPSYDEFYPFSDGRALVKKYSGWGFIDENGKEIIPLKYDFANPFSEGLAMVNEFGKRGYINTEGKIIIPLKYDAAEPFSGGIAHVTNKKFHFIDKKGNTIFSLPDSLTGGIFNEELVMVSNGYKYGYMDKTGKIIIPLVYDFTIRFSEGLAAVKKNKKWGFIDKNGHTVISFLYDDDPFGRYELFDFKDGYAQVMKGDSITLIDKKGTEIRHIGSIE